From the Oleiharenicola lentus genome, one window contains:
- a CDS encoding sodium:solute symporter family protein, whose protein sequence is MTAIPLPSLLATFFGLHWVDALIIVVYMIAVLAIGKALSHGVKGEKDFFLGGRSLGKWFQFFLSFGTMTDPGQATTTSSSVYRQGAGGAWLALITLFLTPYYWFSTVWFRRVRLTTTAELFEDRFGNRFLATLYASTTVLMAIVSIAGGNVVALKTLQPLMVKEPAAYTVVEAQRVADYHEFVTLRTERQSVSLAGERAARYDVLKAYYDRGELQPYISYLKPVQFYLVSTVLVAIFVMLGGLKASAMVDALQAVLVIVISFILIPFGLAKIGGFAALHEKVPAAMFNLFGGDGASEYTWYSIAALLFVQLVGIVGSQANMTIAGSAKNEYAARIGAVTGGFSKRFVTIAWAYCGLIALAMFGPSLSDPDQAWGLLTKALLPVGLIGIMIIGILGGKLALLGAQSVVLAGLVVKNLYEPFFPGKSEKHYMLIARLTVPAVLGAGVVVGLFLNSVVALLKFAIVLLLIWGVPITFIFIWRRLTETAVRVQVFATLILIAVIPWGVASIPTLAQSETLTAMTRERVLTSEVTATAEDVAAGRAATVGQTFTKTRRIEPVSIYFEEGVVRTNPQDPSSPRTGKGLFRFEVWLVSLTGADVAGFSPAMLLTTRYLVDVLLPMLIVVVVSLLTRPTDPARVARFYVRLKTPVAATLEEDAAEVERSYAAPQRFDQQKLFPRSNWEFTKWNREDLLGFLGCCVLVGIVLVVFKFVLTLGS, encoded by the coding sequence ATGACCGCCATACCCCTGCCATCCCTCCTCGCCACTTTCTTCGGTCTCCACTGGGTCGATGCCCTGATCATCGTCGTTTACATGATCGCCGTGCTGGCGATCGGCAAGGCGCTGTCGCACGGGGTCAAGGGCGAGAAGGATTTTTTCCTCGGTGGCCGCTCCCTCGGCAAGTGGTTCCAGTTTTTCCTCAGCTTCGGCACGATGACGGACCCGGGGCAGGCCACGACCACCTCAAGTTCCGTCTATCGGCAGGGAGCCGGCGGCGCCTGGCTGGCGCTGATCACGCTGTTTCTTACGCCGTACTACTGGTTCAGCACGGTCTGGTTCCGCCGCGTGCGTCTGACCACCACCGCCGAGCTGTTTGAGGACCGGTTCGGCAACCGGTTCCTGGCCACGCTCTATGCCTCCACCACGGTCCTGATGGCGATCGTGAGCATCGCCGGCGGCAATGTTGTCGCCTTGAAAACGCTTCAGCCGCTCATGGTGAAGGAACCGGCCGCCTACACCGTCGTGGAGGCCCAGCGGGTCGCCGACTATCACGAGTTTGTCACGCTGCGCACCGAACGGCAGTCGGTCTCGCTGGCAGGCGAACGCGCCGCCCGTTACGACGTGCTGAAGGCCTATTATGACCGTGGCGAACTCCAGCCCTATATCTCCTATCTGAAGCCCGTGCAGTTCTACCTCGTGTCCACGGTGCTGGTCGCAATTTTCGTGATGCTGGGCGGACTCAAGGCCTCGGCGATGGTGGATGCGTTGCAGGCCGTGCTGGTCATCGTCATCTCATTCATCCTGATTCCTTTTGGTCTGGCCAAAATAGGCGGATTTGCGGCGCTGCACGAGAAGGTGCCGGCCGCGATGTTCAACCTGTTCGGCGGTGACGGGGCCAGCGAATACACCTGGTATTCCATCGCCGCGCTGCTCTTCGTGCAGCTGGTGGGCATTGTCGGCTCGCAGGCGAACATGACCATCGCAGGTTCGGCCAAAAACGAATACGCCGCGCGCATCGGCGCCGTGACCGGCGGTTTTAGCAAACGGTTCGTGACGATCGCCTGGGCCTACTGCGGCCTGATAGCGCTGGCGATGTTCGGGCCCTCGCTGTCCGACCCGGACCAGGCTTGGGGCCTGCTGACCAAGGCGCTGCTGCCGGTCGGGCTGATCGGCATCATGATTATCGGCATCCTTGGCGGAAAACTGGCGCTCCTGGGCGCGCAGTCCGTCGTGCTCGCCGGTCTGGTGGTGAAAAATCTCTACGAGCCCTTCTTCCCCGGCAAATCTGAGAAGCACTACATGCTGATCGCCCGGCTCACGGTGCCGGCGGTGTTGGGCGCGGGCGTCGTCGTCGGCCTGTTCCTCAACAGCGTCGTGGCGCTGCTCAAGTTCGCCATCGTGCTGCTCCTGATTTGGGGTGTGCCGATCACCTTCATTTTCATCTGGCGTCGCCTGACCGAGACGGCCGTGCGCGTGCAGGTGTTTGCCACGCTCATCCTCATCGCCGTGATTCCGTGGGGCGTTGCCTCGATACCGACTCTGGCCCAGTCCGAGACGCTGACGGCGATGACGCGCGAGCGGGTGCTCACCAGCGAGGTGACCGCCACGGCCGAGGATGTCGCCGCCGGCCGGGCTGCGACAGTCGGACAGACGTTCACCAAGACGCGGCGAATCGAGCCGGTCTCGATCTATTTTGAGGAGGGCGTTGTCCGGACCAACCCGCAGGACCCGTCCTCGCCGCGTACCGGCAAGGGGCTGTTCCGTTTCGAGGTGTGGCTGGTTTCCCTGACGGGGGCCGATGTGGCGGGGTTCTCCCCGGCCATGCTGCTCACGACGCGCTACCTCGTGGATGTGCTGCTGCCCATGCTGATCGTCGTCGTGGTCAGCCTGCTGACCCGGCCGACAGATCCGGCGCGGGTCGCGCGGTTTTATGTGCGGCTCAAGACACCGGTCGCCGCCACGCTCGAGGAGGATGCCGCGGAGGTCGAGCGGAGCTACGCCGCCCCGCAGCGCTTCGACCAGCAGAAACTTTTCCCCCGCTCCAACTGGGAGTTCACGAAATGGAACCGGGAGGACCTCCTGGGCTTCCTCGGTTGCTGTGTCCTCGTGGGCATCGTGCTCGTGGTCTTCAAATTCGTACTGACCCTCGGCAGCTGA
- a CDS encoding glycoside hydrolase family 127 protein: MSYPSALPLFRVRFDHGFLAERARLVRETVIPGQWEALNDRIPGAERSGCVHNLQVAAGEKAGEFHGLFWQDSDLAKWIEAASYRLATHPDPALDTELDRLIATLAKAQREDGYLNTYFQLVEPQNRWANLRDCHELYVAGHLIEAGVAHFHATGKRTLLAVVSKLADLVARTFGTGPGQIPGYCGHEEIELALVKLARATGEQRYLALADYFITQRGQSPNYFETEALRRGEKDKLPWHMHHDGLATLQAARPVAELKEPVGHAVRMMYLLAAMLDLAQDKGDPALREHGRRLWQAIVERHLYVTGGVGSEPYGEKFCEPFDLPPDRAYAETCAAIGVVLCARRMLEHELDGSHADVMERALYNNVLSGLALDGRTYFYVNPLEVVPAVAKRRFECHLVKTQRVPWFGCACCPPNVARLFASLGAYAYAQVADGLAVHLYAGGDVSFRVGPTPVKLRVTTDYPWKERVELSVEPETSAEFTLHLRVPGWCRAPRLELNGRPSDLETVRGYARLRRLWKQGDKVVLELPMPVERVRADARVSAASGQVALQRGPLVYCAEQVDNGAQLSALSLPRASQLNARFVPDLLAGCFVIEGEACRTEPGEKLYATAAPRVTPARFRAVPYALWANRGEGEMRVWLRES, from the coding sequence ATGAGCTATCCCTCGGCCCTTCCGCTGTTCCGCGTGCGCTTCGACCACGGCTTCCTGGCCGAAAGGGCGCGGCTCGTCCGGGAGACGGTGATCCCGGGTCAGTGGGAGGCGCTCAACGACCGGATCCCCGGTGCCGAACGCAGCGGCTGCGTGCATAACCTGCAGGTGGCCGCGGGGGAGAAGGCCGGGGAGTTCCACGGCCTGTTTTGGCAGGACTCCGACCTGGCCAAATGGATCGAAGCCGCGAGCTACCGGCTCGCCACGCATCCGGACCCGGCGCTTGACACGGAGCTCGACCGGTTGATCGCCACGCTCGCCAAGGCCCAGCGCGAGGACGGCTATCTCAACACCTACTTTCAACTCGTCGAACCGCAGAACCGCTGGGCCAATCTGCGCGACTGCCACGAACTCTATGTTGCCGGACACCTCATCGAGGCCGGGGTCGCGCATTTCCACGCCACGGGCAAGCGCACCCTGCTCGCCGTGGTCAGCAAGCTCGCCGATCTGGTTGCCCGAACCTTCGGAACCGGCCCCGGGCAGATTCCCGGCTATTGCGGACACGAGGAGATTGAGCTGGCGCTGGTGAAGCTGGCGCGGGCCACGGGCGAGCAACGCTACCTGGCGCTGGCCGACTATTTCATCACGCAGCGCGGGCAGTCGCCCAACTACTTCGAGACGGAAGCCCTACGCCGCGGCGAAAAGGACAAGCTGCCCTGGCACATGCATCACGACGGCCTCGCGACCCTGCAGGCCGCTCGCCCGGTGGCGGAATTGAAGGAACCGGTCGGCCACGCGGTGCGGATGATGTATCTGCTCGCGGCGATGCTCGACCTGGCGCAGGACAAGGGCGATCCCGCGCTCCGCGAACACGGTCGCCGCCTCTGGCAGGCCATCGTGGAGCGGCACCTCTATGTGACGGGTGGCGTCGGCAGTGAACCTTACGGCGAGAAATTCTGTGAGCCCTTCGACCTGCCGCCGGACCGAGCCTACGCCGAGACCTGTGCGGCGATTGGCGTGGTGCTGTGCGCCCGCCGGATGCTTGAACATGAGCTGGATGGTTCGCACGCCGATGTCATGGAGCGCGCGCTCTACAATAATGTGTTGTCCGGGCTCGCGCTGGACGGGCGGACCTATTTCTACGTCAATCCGCTGGAAGTAGTCCCGGCCGTCGCCAAGCGGCGCTTCGAGTGTCACCTCGTGAAGACCCAGCGCGTGCCATGGTTTGGCTGCGCCTGCTGTCCGCCCAATGTCGCGCGACTCTTCGCTTCGCTCGGCGCCTATGCCTATGCCCAGGTGGCGGACGGACTGGCGGTGCATCTTTACGCGGGTGGCGATGTCTCGTTCCGCGTCGGCCCGACGCCGGTGAAGCTGCGCGTCACGACCGACTATCCGTGGAAGGAGCGGGTCGAGCTTTCTGTCGAGCCGGAGACGTCGGCCGAATTCACGCTGCATCTGCGGGTGCCAGGCTGGTGCCGGGCGCCCCGGCTGGAACTGAATGGGCGCCCCTCGGACCTGGAAACCGTCCGGGGCTATGCGCGCCTCCGCCGTCTCTGGAAGCAGGGAGACAAGGTGGTGCTGGAACTGCCGATGCCGGTCGAACGCGTGCGCGCTGATGCCCGCGTGTCGGCAGCCTCAGGACAGGTGGCATTGCAGCGCGGACCGCTGGTTTACTGCGCGGAACAGGTCGACAACGGGGCACAGCTCTCGGCCCTCAGCCTGCCGCGCGCGAGCCAGCTCAACGCGCGTTTCGTTCCGGATTTGCTGGCCGGATGCTTTGTCATTGAGGGAGAGGCTTGTCGCACCGAGCCCGGGGAGAAACTTTATGCAACCGCAGCCCCCCGCGTCACCCCAGCGCGGTTTCGGGCCGTGCCTTATGCGTTGTGGGCCAACCGGGGCGAAGGAGAAATGCGAGTATGGCTAAGGGAATCCTGA
- a CDS encoding RidA family protein: MKHILRGLLFAFIAHAAAGVTPADRLKELGITLPAAAPAIANYVPAVRSGNLVFLAGQIARDADGKIVTGKVGRELTVEQGAAAARTCAIQLLAALQAEVGDLAKVKRIVRVGGFVNCTDDFTAQPKVLNGASDLLVAVFGDRGRHARAAVGVNALPAGAPVEVELIAEMEN, translated from the coding sequence ATGAAGCACATCCTCCGTGGCCTGTTGTTTGCATTCATCGCGCACGCCGCCGCCGGCGTCACACCCGCCGACCGGCTCAAGGAGCTGGGCATCACCCTGCCCGCCGCGGCTCCGGCCATCGCCAATTACGTGCCGGCCGTGCGCAGCGGCAATTTGGTTTTCCTGGCCGGACAGATCGCCCGCGACGCGGACGGCAAAATCGTGACCGGCAAGGTGGGCCGCGAACTCACCGTGGAACAGGGCGCCGCCGCGGCCCGCACCTGTGCGATCCAGCTGCTGGCCGCACTGCAGGCGGAGGTTGGCGACCTCGCCAAGGTGAAGCGGATCGTCCGCGTGGGCGGCTTCGTGAACTGCACCGATGACTTTACGGCCCAGCCCAAGGTGCTGAACGGCGCCTCCGACCTGCTCGTCGCGGTCTTTGGCGACCGCGGACGGCACGCGCGCGCCGCGGTCGGCGTCAACGCGCTCCCGGCCGGGGCGCCGGTGGAGGTCGAGTTGATCGCGGAAATGGAAAATTGA
- a CDS encoding WD40/YVTN/BNR-like repeat-containing protein encodes MRSSPMFRLLLGGALSAVLGLLATRAAAASHDLYVCAAFNNGSRVMGSNDGSSNGVFVRTPEGFRHIGINYPLAISATFDPRDAKVFYVACLSGVLRTLDGGKTWRLVTGWDETEPKSVAVDLLKPDHVYTGLPDGIVVSRDRGQTWQRRERGLPERGKYTQVVRADRTRQGRVMIGCETGIYLTENGADSWKRVLATAETVNDLQQSPHDPRLWIAVTQSAGALISRDGGATWKQLASVPSAKALYNVAFDAREPGRLAIASWNYGLLLSADGGVTWTPRHAGLPGEGSPRVWRTAIDPDNGQLFAAVFGQGLHVSSDSGLTWRPVPGMEGGSVQTFTFVPRTGP; translated from the coding sequence ATGAGATCATCCCCCATGTTCCGGCTCCTGCTGGGCGGTGCCTTGAGCGCCGTGCTCGGGCTGCTCGCCACCCGCGCCGCCGCCGCGTCCCACGACCTGTATGTGTGCGCCGCCTTCAACAACGGCAGCCGCGTGATGGGTTCCAACGACGGCTCTTCCAACGGCGTGTTTGTGCGCACCCCGGAGGGCTTCCGTCACATCGGCATCAACTACCCGCTGGCGATCTCGGCGACGTTTGACCCGCGCGACGCCAAGGTTTTCTACGTGGCGTGCCTCAGCGGAGTCCTCCGCACCCTGGACGGCGGAAAAACTTGGCGGCTGGTCACGGGTTGGGATGAGACGGAGCCCAAATCGGTTGCCGTGGACCTGCTGAAACCCGATCACGTTTATACCGGCCTCCCTGATGGCATCGTCGTCTCCCGCGATCGCGGCCAGACCTGGCAGCGCCGGGAGCGCGGTTTGCCCGAGCGCGGCAAATACACGCAGGTCGTGCGCGCCGACCGCACGCGCCAAGGCCGGGTGATGATCGGCTGCGAGACCGGAATCTACCTCACGGAAAACGGCGCGGACTCCTGGAAGCGCGTGCTGGCCACCGCCGAAACCGTCAACGACCTCCAGCAGTCGCCGCATGACCCCAGGCTCTGGATCGCGGTGACCCAGAGCGCCGGGGCGCTGATTTCCCGTGACGGCGGGGCGACTTGGAAGCAACTGGCGTCCGTGCCCTCGGCCAAAGCCCTCTACAATGTCGCCTTTGATGCACGCGAGCCCGGGCGCCTCGCCATCGCGAGTTGGAACTACGGGCTGCTGTTGAGCGCCGACGGCGGTGTGACTTGGACGCCCCGCCACGCCGGTTTGCCCGGGGAGGGCTCGCCGCGGGTGTGGCGCACGGCAATCGATCCCGACAACGGGCAACTCTTCGCCGCCGTTTTTGGGCAAGGGCTTCACGTCTCGAGCGACTCTGGACTCACCTGGCGGCCGGTGCCCGGCATGGAAGGCGGCTCAGTCCAGACCTTCACTTTTGTGCCCCGGACCGGTCCCTGA
- a CDS encoding M28 family metallopeptidase: protein MAKGILTLILSLWLACAAMAGGSLDDGSKAAHAMLTRLCDDFGGRLTGTPANQRALVRLAEELRALGLQPEVVPFKMPGWERGADRVALVAPLERSLRVAALAYTQPHRPFEAAVLDMGSGKPEEFPTDCKGRVGLLSASTALQLREIARTAAARGLRGILFINREGGGQLLARSSSFTGEPLPLPAYSITQEEGLWLRRLLKRGEFVRVRMETKSRCREIETANLVLRLPGRSPERIIVGAHFDSWDLGQGALDNGLGTAQLFALAHALRGRDLARTVELHWFNGEEQGLWGSRHAASRIGDAPVVAMINLDMVGVPIAVNALGDTSLVPSLERWNAAREKPLSLGVQNINWFGSDHTPYQLAGVRAITFNAPIPRESVRYYHDLADTIDKLPEQIVVDSTAVIGDLVLALCEDSELRAERRVPDATEKLFTTFGLERRMHAIGYWPF, encoded by the coding sequence ATGGCTAAGGGAATCCTGACGCTTATTCTCAGTCTCTGGCTCGCCTGCGCCGCGATGGCGGGCGGATCGCTTGATGACGGCTCGAAAGCGGCGCATGCGATGCTCACCCGGCTCTGCGACGATTTCGGCGGACGCCTGACCGGCACGCCGGCCAACCAGCGGGCGCTGGTGCGGCTCGCGGAGGAACTGCGCGCACTCGGCCTGCAACCGGAAGTGGTGCCGTTCAAGATGCCCGGCTGGGAGCGGGGCGCTGATCGCGTCGCGCTGGTGGCCCCGCTTGAGCGTTCGCTGCGGGTGGCGGCGCTGGCCTACACGCAGCCGCACCGGCCCTTTGAGGCGGCGGTCCTGGACATGGGCAGCGGGAAACCGGAAGAATTTCCAACGGACTGCAAGGGAAGGGTCGGCCTGCTCAGCGCCTCGACCGCGTTGCAACTGCGCGAGATCGCGCGCACTGCGGCCGCGCGCGGCTTGCGCGGCATCCTATTCATAAACCGCGAAGGCGGCGGCCAATTGCTGGCGCGCTCGAGTTCCTTCACCGGCGAACCGCTGCCGCTGCCGGCCTACTCGATCACGCAGGAGGAAGGGCTTTGGCTCCGGCGGTTGCTCAAACGCGGCGAATTTGTGCGTGTGCGCATGGAGACCAAATCGCGGTGCCGTGAGATCGAGACCGCCAATCTCGTCCTGCGCCTGCCCGGTCGTTCGCCGGAGCGCATCATCGTCGGCGCTCACTTTGACAGCTGGGACCTGGGGCAGGGGGCCCTGGACAACGGGCTCGGCACCGCGCAGCTGTTCGCGCTCGCCCACGCCCTGCGCGGACGCGACCTGGCGCGCACAGTCGAGCTGCACTGGTTCAACGGCGAGGAGCAGGGGCTGTGGGGTTCGCGCCATGCCGCGAGCCGGATCGGCGACGCGCCGGTCGTTGCCATGATCAACCTCGACATGGTCGGCGTGCCAATCGCAGTGAACGCCCTCGGCGACACCTCGCTCGTGCCCTCGCTGGAGCGCTGGAACGCCGCACGCGAAAAGCCGCTTTCCCTGGGCGTGCAGAACATCAACTGGTTCGGCTCGGACCATACCCCTTACCAGCTCGCCGGAGTGCGGGCCATCACCTTCAACGCGCCGATTCCGCGCGAATCGGTCCGCTACTACCACGACCTTGCCGACACCATCGACAAGCTCCCGGAACAGATCGTGGTCGATTCTACCGCCGTGATCGGCGACCTCGTGCTCGCGCTGTGCGAGGATTCCGAATTGCGCGCGGAGCGCCGGGTGCCGGACGCGACGGAGAAGCTCTTCACGACCTTCGGCCTTGAACGCCGCATGCACGCGATCGGCTACTGGCCCTTTTAA
- a CDS encoding DUF6807 family protein produces MSAELELHRMEDRAVEIHRAGGGLLLRYVYRPDTAPDESPRPFAHPVNTLAGELLTNFRPNDHRWHHGLNFTINCLAGHNFWGGGTYRKADGYQMRGDHGSQRHVAWTEQNATRLAHTLDWCVNASGERLLAEQRALAFAIISPKAWTLRWTATLRNVTARPLSLGQYHSREGLAGSHYTGLQFRGARDLLDDHLDDTINVFAEGGLVGEKAVHGAAARWMEWRGQKDTSLRRVAVRFENHSGALHWFVRRNNPLAALPFQYAQDLLLESGAALTLDHTLTFTDA; encoded by the coding sequence ATGAGTGCAGAGCTCGAACTGCACCGCATGGAGGACCGTGCGGTGGAAATCCACCGCGCGGGAGGCGGCCTGCTGCTGCGCTACGTTTATCGTCCCGACACGGCTCCGGATGAATCACCCCGGCCCTTCGCCCATCCGGTGAATACGCTGGCCGGGGAGTTGCTGACCAACTTCCGGCCCAATGACCACCGCTGGCACCACGGGCTGAACTTCACCATCAACTGTCTCGCGGGCCATAATTTCTGGGGCGGCGGCACCTACCGCAAGGCCGATGGCTACCAGATGCGCGGTGATCACGGCAGCCAACGGCATGTGGCTTGGACCGAGCAAAACGCCACGCGACTGGCTCACACGCTCGACTGGTGCGTCAACGCCTCCGGCGAGCGGTTGCTGGCGGAGCAACGCGCACTGGCTTTCGCCATCATTTCGCCAAAGGCCTGGACCCTGCGCTGGACCGCCACGCTCAGGAACGTCACGGCCCGCCCGCTGTCGCTCGGTCAGTATCATTCCCGGGAAGGCCTGGCGGGCTCGCATTACACCGGCCTGCAGTTTCGCGGCGCCCGCGATCTGCTCGACGACCATCTCGACGACACCATCAATGTCTTTGCCGAGGGCGGGCTCGTGGGCGAAAAGGCCGTGCACGGCGCCGCCGCCCGCTGGATGGAATGGCGCGGGCAAAAGGACACGTCACTGCGCCGCGTGGCCGTTCGTTTCGAGAATCACTCCGGCGCCCTGCACTGGTTTGTGCGCCGGAACAATCCGCTCGCCGCCCTGCCGTTTCAGTATGCGCAGGATCTCCTGCTGGAGTCCGGTGCCGCGCTGACGCTCGATCACACCCTCACCTTCACCGACGCATGA
- a CDS encoding aminotransferase class V-fold PLP-dependent enzyme: MRLDRRTFLRGLGAGALGSLAGVASARADGDGLPTFTASGADGFWQAVRAQYPLLDDPLYLNTGGLGPVSRPVLAAVETTARRLQEHSESGHGLFEPAREGMARFLGAQPEEICFVRNATEGNSIIAAGLALGPGDEVIFDSHAHPGGSFPWFNQAKQRGVVVKLFEPDPAADDGNLARILALVTPRTKVVQLSHLTCTTGQLLPVPLIAEAVRRRGIWLHVDGAQAAGMIPLDLRALGSDSYAFSGHKWLGGPHETGVLFIRRDRLEEVAPTGIGAYSGELAQLPGELKYHGAASRHEYGTRNAAQVEGLLAAVRLQEQIGRERVAQHGADLASLLQEELAAVDGITVLTPAARSMRGSIITIRHTRADAGKFFGYLLERHRLRCRPVTEQDLRAVRISTHVFNSRADCRRVIAAVRASVRDL, encoded by the coding sequence ATGAGGCTGGATCGTCGCACTTTTCTGCGGGGGCTGGGGGCCGGCGCCCTGGGCTCGCTGGCGGGGGTTGCCTCGGCCCGGGCGGACGGGGACGGTTTGCCGACGTTCACGGCGTCTGGCGCCGACGGGTTTTGGCAGGCCGTGCGGGCGCAATATCCGCTGCTCGATGATCCGCTTTATCTCAACACCGGCGGTCTCGGTCCCGTGTCGCGGCCCGTGCTCGCGGCCGTCGAAACGACCGCGCGGCGCCTCCAGGAGCATTCCGAATCGGGCCACGGTCTCTTCGAGCCGGCGCGCGAAGGCATGGCGCGTTTTCTCGGCGCCCAGCCAGAGGAAATCTGCTTTGTCCGCAACGCCACCGAGGGCAATTCGATCATCGCGGCGGGCCTCGCCCTCGGCCCCGGTGATGAGGTCATCTTCGATTCGCACGCGCATCCCGGCGGCTCTTTCCCGTGGTTCAACCAGGCGAAACAACGCGGCGTCGTCGTGAAGCTGTTTGAACCGGACCCGGCGGCTGATGACGGCAATCTCGCCCGCATCCTGGCGCTCGTGACGCCGCGCACGAAGGTCGTTCAGCTCAGCCATCTCACTTGCACCACCGGTCAGCTTCTCCCGGTGCCCTTGATCGCCGAGGCGGTGCGCCGGCGCGGCATCTGGCTGCATGTGGATGGCGCGCAGGCGGCCGGCATGATCCCGCTGGATCTCCGCGCGCTCGGCAGCGATTCGTATGCCTTCAGCGGACACAAGTGGCTCGGCGGGCCGCATGAGACCGGCGTGCTCTTCATCCGCCGCGACCGGCTCGAGGAAGTCGCCCCCACCGGAATCGGGGCTTATTCGGGCGAACTGGCGCAATTGCCGGGGGAACTGAAGTATCATGGTGCGGCTTCGCGCCATGAATACGGCACGCGCAACGCCGCGCAGGTAGAAGGTCTCCTGGCCGCCGTCCGCCTGCAGGAACAGATCGGCCGGGAGCGCGTGGCGCAGCATGGCGCCGACCTGGCTTCACTCCTGCAGGAGGAGCTTGCCGCCGTGGACGGCATCACGGTGCTTACGCCGGCTGCCCGCTCGATGCGCGGCTCAATCATCACGATCCGGCACACCCGGGCCGACGCAGGAAAATTCTTCGGTTACCTGCTGGAGCGGCACCGGCTGCGCTGCCGGCCCGTGACCGAGCAGGACCTGCGCGCCGTGCGCATCTCCACCCACGTTTTCAATTCCCGCGCCGACTGCCGGCGCGTCATCGCCGCCGTGCGGGCGTCGGTCCGGGACCTCTGA